The following proteins come from a genomic window of Pseudomonas sp. Z8(2022):
- a CDS encoding zonular occludens toxin domain-containing protein → MFVLRTGLQGNGKTLNTIKEVDLKAAKEGRQVYYHNIRGFNPGAEVLQAAWEEFDDPLKWHLLPQNAMIVIDEAQTFFRVRKAGSAVPDYASALETMRHRGHELHCITQNPGLLDSHFRKLCNSHIHYVRGHKGKVVKRWEFERVNPEVEKRNNFTDGQATRILLDKKYFGVYQSVAEGSEHHMKFKPPRALFVLGAALLVVAVLGYRVYQSRIATPDDAGAPVAEQGAGSFIPSLPAPVADGSLQPLTVEEYVDLRVPRLPDVPSSAPIYDELTRPVTYPKLSCVNSSNSEMVARNHKRMVMGYRDGKVYGCRCNTQQGTRYDVSFEACMAYVENGAFDHAKPDRDQLQAVAGTGTGDAGAGTGTAMAGYHSRPVEPVRVTVIPDSSRQPRKTL, encoded by the coding sequence ATGTTTGTTCTTCGCACAGGCCTCCAGGGCAACGGCAAGACACTGAACACCATCAAGGAAGTCGACTTGAAAGCCGCCAAGGAAGGGCGTCAGGTCTACTATCACAACATTCGCGGTTTCAACCCTGGTGCGGAAGTGCTCCAGGCCGCCTGGGAAGAGTTCGACGATCCGTTGAAGTGGCACCTGCTGCCGCAGAACGCCATGATCGTCATCGACGAAGCTCAGACCTTTTTTCGTGTCCGCAAGGCTGGTTCTGCCGTTCCTGACTACGCCAGTGCTCTGGAAACGATGCGTCATCGTGGGCATGAGCTGCACTGCATCACGCAGAATCCCGGCCTGCTCGACAGTCACTTCCGCAAGCTCTGCAACTCGCATATCCACTACGTCCGCGGCCACAAGGGGAAGGTCGTCAAGCGCTGGGAGTTTGAGCGGGTCAATCCAGAGGTTGAGAAGCGGAACAACTTCACCGATGGCCAAGCCACCCGCATTCTGCTCGATAAGAAGTATTTCGGCGTGTACCAGTCCGTTGCCGAAGGTTCAGAGCATCACATGAAGTTCAAGCCGCCTCGGGCGCTGTTCGTCCTGGGCGCTGCGCTGCTGGTTGTCGCTGTCCTGGGCTACCGTGTTTATCAGAGCCGCATTGCCACTCCTGACGACGCAGGGGCGCCTGTAGCAGAGCAGGGCGCAGGTTCGTTCATTCCGTCTCTACCTGCACCTGTTGCCGATGGTTCATTGCAGCCTCTGACCGTTGAGGAATACGTCGATCTGCGCGTGCCCAGGCTGCCGGATGTTCCCAGCTCTGCGCCGATCTATGACGAACTCACGCGGCCTGTCACGTATCCGAAGCTCTCGTGCGTCAACTCCAGCAACTCCGAGATGGTCGCGAGGAACCATAAGCGCATGGTCATGGGCTACCGTGACGGCAAGGTCTACGGGTGTCGCTGCAACACGCAGCAAGGCACGCGTTACGACGTGTCGTTTGAGGCGTGCATGGCGTACGTGGAGAACGGTGCATTCGATCATGCGAAACCCGACCGGGATCAGTTGCAGGCCGTCGCAGGGACCGGGACGGGCGACGCAGGAGCCGGCACGGGCACAGCGATGGCCGGCTATCATTCCCGACCAGTTGAGCCTGTGAGAGTGACCGTGATTCCCGATAGCAGCCGTCAACCCCGAAAGACTCTGTGA
- a CDS encoding DUF2523 domain-containing protein: MPFVAIFSFLSTIAGPLVRRILTALGIGMLTFAGFQVSVNAAKTYVQNNFSGLPSDVVQILGLLKFDIAVNIVFAAVITRAVIAGMDKVTGGISKLGPVK, from the coding sequence ATGCCTTTTGTTGCTATTTTCAGCTTTCTATCAACTATTGCCGGGCCGTTGGTTCGGCGCATTCTGACCGCCCTGGGCATCGGCATGCTGACGTTTGCCGGTTTTCAGGTTTCGGTTAATGCTGCGAAAACATATGTACAAAACAACTTTTCCGGGTTGCCGTCTGACGTTGTTCAGATTCTCGGCCTGCTCAAGTTCGATATTGCCGTGAATATCGTGTTTGCCGCTGTTATTACTCGCGCTGTAATCGCTGGTATGGACAAAGTAACGGGCGGCATTAGCAAGCTCGGTCCGGTCAAGTGA